The following are encoded in a window of Haloarcula halophila genomic DNA:
- a CDS encoding pyridoxal phosphate-dependent aminotransferase produces MTMDFASRVERVEPSATLAISNKAAELEAEGKDVVDLSVGEPDFDTPENIKDAAKDALDAGHTGYTPSNGIPELKEAIAEKLHDDGLTQYGPENLIVTPGGKQALYEVFQTIIDDGDEVALLDPAWVSYEAMAKLAGGTLTRVDTAAHDFQLAGALDDLAAAVSDDTELLVVNSPGNPHGAVYSREAMEGVRDLAVEHDITVISDEIYKEITYDGAEAVSLGTLDGMEGRTVTLNGFSKAYSMTGWRLGYFAAPEELVSQAGKVHSHSVSCAVNFVQHAGVEAITNTDEAVEEMRQAFAERREFLMGLFEDHGVHVPEPEGAFYMMPEIAPDGDDTEWCDKAISEAQVATVPGSAFGTPGYARISYANSKERLQEAVDRLAEHDLL; encoded by the coding sequence ATGACTATGGACTTCGCATCCCGAGTCGAACGTGTAGAGCCGAGCGCGACGCTCGCGATCAGCAACAAGGCCGCCGAACTGGAGGCCGAGGGGAAAGACGTCGTCGACCTCTCGGTCGGCGAACCCGACTTCGATACCCCCGAGAACATCAAAGACGCTGCCAAGGACGCTCTCGACGCCGGCCACACCGGCTACACTCCTTCGAACGGTATCCCGGAACTCAAGGAGGCCATCGCCGAGAAGCTCCACGACGACGGCCTGACCCAGTACGGCCCGGAGAACCTCATCGTCACGCCCGGTGGGAAGCAGGCCCTCTACGAGGTCTTCCAGACGATCATCGACGACGGGGACGAGGTGGCCCTGCTGGACCCGGCGTGGGTCTCCTACGAGGCGATGGCGAAACTCGCCGGCGGGACGCTGACTCGCGTCGACACCGCCGCTCACGACTTCCAGCTAGCGGGCGCACTCGACGACCTCGCGGCCGCGGTCTCGGACGACACCGAACTGCTGGTGGTCAACTCGCCGGGCAACCCCCACGGTGCCGTCTACTCCCGCGAGGCGATGGAGGGCGTCCGTGACCTGGCCGTCGAACACGATATCACTGTGATCTCCGACGAGATCTACAAGGAGATCACCTACGACGGCGCCGAGGCCGTCTCGCTGGGCACTCTGGACGGTATGGAGGGCCGGACCGTCACCCTCAACGGCTTCTCGAAGGCCTACTCGATGACCGGCTGGCGGCTGGGGTACTTCGCGGCCCCGGAGGAACTGGTCTCGCAGGCCGGGAAGGTCCACTCCCACTCGGTCTCCTGTGCGGTGAACTTCGTCCAGCACGCCGGCGTCGAAGCGATCACCAACACCGACGAGGCCGTCGAGGAGATGCGCCAGGCGTTCGCGGAACGGCGCGAGTTCCTGATGGGCCTGTTCGAGGATCACGGCGTCCACGTCCCCGAGCCAGAGGGCGCGTTCTACATGATGCCGGAGATCGCCCCGGACGGCGACGACACCGAGTGGTGTGACAAGGCGATCTCGGAGGCCCAGGTCGCGACGGTCCCCGGCAGCGCGTTCGGGACGCCCGGCTACGCCCGTATCTCCTACGCCAACAGCAAGGAGCGCCTGCAGGAAGCGGTCGACCGACTGGCCGAGCACGACCTGCTGTAG